The window TGCGAATAACCGTATTCTGGTCGCGCAAGGAATCAAACGCATGCGTGCAGGTCGTATGCATACAGGTATTGCCGCCCTGTTCCGCGTCGCAGGGCGAGAGCCGCATCAGGCCAGTCCATTCGATCTGGGTTTTGCCGTGGGTCCCAGAATCAACGCAGCGGGTCGCTTGTCCGACATGTCGCTGGGCATAGAGTGTTTAACCACCGATGACGAAGGTCGCGCCTGGCACATTGCGCAAGAACTCAATTCCATCAATGCCGATCGCAAAGATATCGAACGCGAGATGCAAGATGTGGCCTTGCTGCATCTGGATGATTTTCAACCCTCCGCGAGTAATACCATCACCGTATTTGACGAGAGCTGGCACCAGGGCGTGATCGGGATTGTCGCCTCGCGGCTCAAAGATAAATTCTATCGTCCTACCATTACCTTTGCGCCCGGCGATGAGGGTTTGATCAAAGGGTCTGGCCGCTCCATCCCCGGCTTCCATATGCGCGATGCGCTGGATCTGGTGTCTAAACATGTACCCGACCTGATTTTAAAATTCGGCGGACATGCGATGGCAGCAGGATTGACATTGAAGGCAGAAAACTTTCCTGCCTTTCAGGCGGCGTTTGAAGCTGTCGCGCAAAGCTGGCTGAAAGCCGATCAGTTAGAGAGGATTATCGAAACCGATGGTCCTTTAGAAGATGCATATTTCAGCACGGACTTTATTAGCCTGATGGATGGACAAGTCTGGGGACAAGGCTTTGCGCCGCCGATATTTTGTGATGACTTCAAGCTGATTTCACAACGGATTCTGAAAGAACGCCATCTGAAAATGGAACTGGAAAAAAATGGCAAACGCTACGATGCCATCTGGTTTGGTCACACCGATCATCTTCCAGAGCGTGTAAATGTCGCCTTCAGGCTGGATGCGAATACCTACAATGGCGTGACGCGGGTGCAATTGCTGGTGGAGCATGTCGAGTAAGCAAAGCTCAGCCGAAGCTGAATCAACTATGCTAAATCAAGCTCTGCCGCTGAGGGAAAGCTTTTGACCAGTGCAAAATCTCAACACTGGCGCGAAGCCCATTGATCCAAAAAGGATCCATCAGAATCAGTGCCTCAATCTCGGCTTTGCTTTCCGCTTCGACAATCCACAAGCCGCCCAGCGCAGCATCGCCGGGCTGATGACGCAATGAACCGCCAACCAAGATGCGCTCTTTGTGCTGATCCAGCCAAGCAATATGCGCCCCGAGATACTGCTGGCGCACAGCCAGACTGCCTTGTTTATCTAAAAAATATACGGCAAAAAGCGTCATATTGCTTCCAGTAAATTTAAGATACTTTAAAACCTGGCATTTAATATACTCCCATCCAGTAAATTAAAGTCGTCCAATCAATAATTGGACAATGAAGCATATTTTATAAAAATAAAGGGGAGTATATTCAATATTCAATTAAAAATGCCTGACGCACCGATTTTATATTGCATCAGATAACCGGTTTTTTAAATATGCTGATCCAAAATCAAGGAAGGCTCTCAGCTTTAAAGGCAGTATGCCTTGGCCCGCATGTACGAGATTAACCGGTCTGTCGGGCGACTCAAACGATTCAAGCACAATTTCCAACAAAGCCTGGCGTCTGGCCGCGGCGATCTGGTAAGACAAGACTCGCGTTACTCCAACACCCGCAACCGCGGCATCAATTGCCGCTTCTGCCGTATTGACGATCAGGCGCGAATGGATTGGCACGGTAATCTCGGACTTCCCCTGCAAAAATCGCCAGCTATGCGGGGATGTCAATACATCATACGAAACACAATCATGCTGGGTTAGTTGCTCAGGCGTCGTCGGCTTGCCTCGCTGCGCAAAGTACTCTGGACTAGCACAAACCACCGTCCTCACTGCACCAACGGGAATAGCGATCAAATCGCTGTCAGGCAATGCACCGATGCGCAACGCCACATCGATGTGGTCTTCCAATAAGTGGACATTGCGATCTGACAGCGTCAGACGCACGTCAATATCCGGGTATTTTTTTAAGAATTCGACCACCATAGGTAACACATGCAAACGTCCAAAAACAACGGGTGCAGTAATCACCAGCTCACCTTTGGGCATCGTATATTCGCCTGCGGCAATGCGTTCTGCCTGGGCTACCTCTTCCAGAATACGCCGGCAAGCGGCCACATACGATAGCCCTGCCTCAGTCAATGCCAATTGCCGGGTAGAACGCAATAGCAGACGTATTTTTAAATGCGCCTCCAGCTCACCTACTTTGCGACTAACCGTTGCCAGCGGCATAGCAAGACGACGTGCAGCACCAGAAAAACTGCCTGCATCAACCACCGCGATCAAAATCGCCATCGAATCTAATCGATCTGTCATTCACATCTCCGCAGGCATGTTCTTTTCAAACGACTTTTAAAAATCTCAAAAATTGAGATAGTTATTCCTAAATTTACCAGATTATCTTATTTAATGAAACTTGCTACAGTTCTCTTGGTCAACTCGACAAACTAATTTAAAAGGAAATCATCATGTCACTCATCCCAACTCCAGCGACGATTGAGGCAGCTCCAGCGGCGTCTCAGGCACTATTACATGCAGTTCAAAAACAACTCGGTGTCGTACCAAATTTATTCCGCTTGGTATCGAACAGCCCTATCGCTCTGGAGGCTTATCTGGGTCTGTCCGGGACGTTGGCTAAAGGTAACATTCCAGCACCGACTCGTGAGCGTATCGCACTTGCCATTGCAGAAATCAACGGCTGCGATTACTGCTTATCTGCCCATACTTACTTGGCAAAAAATCTCGCTAAATTGGATGACGAAGAAATCACTGCTAATCGCCATGCTAACTCCAGCGATGCCAAAGCTGAT of the Undibacterium sp. 5I1 genome contains:
- the recJ gene encoding single-stranded-DNA-specific exonuclease RecJ, with the translated sequence MTRISTRPYSFRDSEMLRQSGIHPVLARLYAARGVKDVAELRSELPQLIAPTQLLHVQQAAVYLADAIAAGKKMCIVADYDCDGATACAVGLRGLRMMGATVDYIVPDRQIHGYGLTPEIVALTKQEKSPDIIVTVDNGIASIDGVAAANALGMAVVVTDHHLPADTLPDAAVIVNPNQPGCGFPSKNMAGVGVMFYTLLALRAELRQRGVFDQQQQPKLDTLLDLVALGTVADVVKLDANNRILVAQGIKRMRAGRMHTGIAALFRVAGREPHQASPFDLGFAVGPRINAAGRLSDMSLGIECLTTDDEGRAWHIAQELNSINADRKDIEREMQDVALLHLDDFQPSASNTITVFDESWHQGVIGIVASRLKDKFYRPTITFAPGDEGLIKGSGRSIPGFHMRDALDLVSKHVPDLILKFGGHAMAAGLTLKAENFPAFQAAFEAVAQSWLKADQLERIIETDGPLEDAYFSTDFISLMDGQVWGQGFAPPIFCDDFKLISQRILKERHLKMELEKNGKRYDAIWFGHTDHLPERVNVAFRLDANTYNGVTRVQLLVEHVE
- a CDS encoding YciI family protein translates to MTLFAVYFLDKQGSLAVRQQYLGAHIAWLDQHKERILVGGSLRHQPGDAALGGLWIVEAESKAEIEALILMDPFWINGLRASVEILHWSKAFPQRQSLI
- a CDS encoding LysR family transcriptional regulator, whose product is MTDRLDSMAILIAVVDAGSFSGAARRLAMPLATVSRKVGELEAHLKIRLLLRSTRQLALTEAGLSYVAACRRILEEVAQAERIAAGEYTMPKGELVITAPVVFGRLHVLPMVVEFLKKYPDIDVRLTLSDRNVHLLEDHIDVALRIGALPDSDLIAIPVGAVRTVVCASPEYFAQRGKPTTPEQLTQHDCVSYDVLTSPHSWRFLQGKSEITVPIHSRLIVNTAEAAIDAAVAGVGVTRVLSYQIAAARRQALLEIVLESFESPDRPVNLVHAGQGILPLKLRAFLDFGSAYLKNRLSDAI
- a CDS encoding carboxymuconolactone decarboxylase family protein; translation: MSLIPTPATIEAAPAASQALLHAVQKQLGVVPNLFRLVSNSPIALEAYLGLSGTLAKGNIPAPTRERIALAIAEINGCDYCLSAHTYLAKNLAKLDDEEITANRHANSSDAKADAALKFATAVAKERGHISEADFQAIKAAGYDDAQMIEIVLHVALNTWTNYMNSVAKTDIDFPVVHALNSALNSATYSVA